Part of the Megalopta genalis isolate 19385.01 chromosome 6, iyMegGena1_principal, whole genome shotgun sequence genome, TTTGGTACCACTTTAGCACGCAATACATTTTTcggttcatttttttcacaatACATTTACGGTTCTGTATTACCGACTCTGTGGTTTGTAGTATAATCAGAGTAATGCAGTCAGCCCCGTGACATAAAAGTCCGCAAGATGTTAAATCTATTTCTTATATCTTGTCTATGGTTTGAGAATATTTAGGTTTAGGCAGGTTCAGGTCACCCTGTCGTTCTCTTCTCATAGACAATGGTCAGCTGAGAAACCATTTTCTGAAGTATCATAGTGTTAAACGGCACAGAGAATACATGAGTACAAATGAATGTCTTTGTCCTTgctcatgaattcgaaactggaAAACGAATGTTATATATGATAGAAGAAGCGCTTGCGAAAATTGTACACTGCGGTTTTTATTCGCATGTTCTGATTTATGTTTAAATTTGATATTATTTTACGTTAGATTTCGAATCAttctttttattaatattcttattttatatCATATCTACGACTATGTTCAGGAAAACATTATTAAATAAACATGGTCCATATAAATGACCATGTTTCCAaactactattatattattgtttttcTTATAACGTAATGCAGCTAAATACACAGATACTGTATACAAATCAAGAGTGCGCAAATATTTGTTGCTTTAATGTACGTACAATCAGGGTGCAGATACACTTGGAAAACCAGGCGAGTGTAGAATTAACGAAAACATCTTGAAGCCTACCTTTTCATGTAAGCTGTTACTATTCGAGAACGCGAATTTATTGGTCTAAAATTGGAATCAAGATTTCtgtatgtacatgtatataGTCGACACTATCGAAGATTTGAAACATTAATAAACGTTACCCACAAAATAAAAAGACATAATAAATGTACTATAATGTAGATATGTATCTCACAACATTTAACAGTGTTGTGAAACTTGTAATTAAGGTTAAAATTCcattttcttatttataaatGTTTTACGAAACGTACCAAGAACAATCTAGCAAGTTAtgtgttatatatatttaaaaatcatattttatacaatacAGATAACCTATACTTGGTGTTGTTTCTATAATGACATAAAATAATCGTAAACAAATCATTATAATTGTATGTAAGTATACCATCGTACAGTATAATATGATCCAAATACAACTAATTAATAGACAATgtattaatgtaaaaaaaaaaacaataaaaaccatGTGTATCTCTGCTGTATAAATTGTTTTTAACAATAAACTTTACAGAAATTCAATCATGGATGCATTGATATGTCGTTTATGCGGTATAAATCTCGTAGAGGGAAAGTGCAAAGATATTTTTGAAGAATCATCTGACTTAATACACCAAATTACAGAAGTTTTACCGATTTCAGTATGTTAATTTTCTGAAatttaaaagtttaattaattgaaattgttTATCTAACATAGGTTTAattttttctattttacatAATCAAAACTGCAAACAAttatataatcaataataataataaattcgtctaaattaatatttcaatgaTTGTTGCAGATATCTATTGATGATAATGGTTCAAAGCATATATGTTTGTCATGCTATGATAAAATTATTCTTTGCAACAAGTTCATTGAAGATGTACTAGAATATTCTAAAGAATTACAGGATGAATCACAGATAAAATCTTTGTTTGACTTATCTAGAGAAATGACAGACTTTTCAAAGATTCATAATGATGCTGTATATACATGTCCTAATTGTAAAATTGGTTTAATGATTCTATTAGTCAGTAATTCTCAAGGCTGTGATTATACCTTTCAAATCGCATTAGCTATGGTAAATCATTCAGAAAAGAAACATATTTTAAAAgagaaaaatatacaaatacataaaaatttaatacattTCAATAATATTAAGAATAACAATGTACATCTTAAAGATGTAAGTAAAATGACAGACATAGAAGACATTGAAAATTCGCATGATCAAGTGAGTTTTACATTACCAGTGTTACAACAAGAAGATGCAAATTGTTTTGATAGACCATCCGTTAAAGAAGATTCAGAAATAATGAcacagaaaagaagaaaaagaaaactcgTTAAAACTGAATTTTATGAAGATTCAAGTAGTCTTACAAAAGTACTAAAATTGAAGAAAATGTACGAATCTAATGAAAATTTATTGGTCTATAACAATGACTCCATGAACAGTTTAATAAAGATTGAACCAGAAAGTGACAATGTTTGTGAAGCAGACAGCGAAACTGATATTAAAAGTAACAAAAATTCACACGTGAATCAATTATACACACTTGAAAAGGATCAGACTCaagaagaaaatgatatttATAAATCTTGCTTGAAATATGTCTGTAAATTTTGTGGAGTACGTTATCTTTCCCACATGAAATATGAATTTCATATGGAGAGGCACAAATTAGATAAAATGTACAAGTACATATGTACATTATGCAGTAAAGAAACAAGTAATGAAAACTTACTGTGGGATCATTACTTTCACACGCATAAAAGTTTACAACGTTACATATGTACAGAATGTGGGAAATTATTTGCGAAAAGGTCCAGATTAAATGGTCATCAAAAAATGTACAATCATAAAGGTGTGAAACAGATCCAAGTTAATTCTAGCGATGATAATATTAACAATGATATCATACAAAAAGCTATAGCTGAAACTGAACAGAGGAAACATTCTGTAAACTGTAATCTCTGTGGAAAAATAATTTCCGATTTCAATGCCGATGCTATTAATGATCTAGTTACATGTGCCGACTGTGAAGACTCTACTCTTTC contains:
- the LOC117219488 gene encoding uncharacterized protein LOC117219488, producing MDALICRLCGINLVEGKCKDIFEESSDLIHQITEVLPISISIDDNGSKHICLSCYDKIILCNKFIEDVLEYSKELQDESQIKSLFDLSREMTDFSKIHNDAVYTCPNCKIGLMILLVSNSQGCDYTFQIALAMVNHSEKKHILKEKNIQIHKNLIHFNNIKNNNVHLKDVSKMTDIEDIENSHDQVSFTLPVLQQEDANCFDRPSVKEDSEIMTQKRRKRKLVKTEFYEDSSSLTKVLKLKKMYESNENLLVYNNDSMNSLIKIEPESDNVCEADSETDIKSNKNSHVNQLYTLEKDQTQEENDIYKSCLKYVCKFCGVRYLSHMKYEFHMERHKLDKMYKYICTLCSKETSNENLLWDHYFHTHKSLQRYICTECGKLFAKRSRLNGHQKMYNHKGVKQIQVNSSDDNINNDIIQKAIAETEQRKHSVNCNLCGKIISDFNADAINDLVTCADCEDSTLSLMVDGNETKVISPRQYHCTQCPKHFVRKERLEFHEMRHNENMNEFVCSTCGKEFRAENSLYEHYLFVHKGARPHICEHCGKSFQLKARLKEHHRIHTGERPYQCDVCGQKCRTTNALKLHRKIHFSNNRYTCNVCNKSFSKKQNMNEHLEKHWKNDKNVTLPEVFRCPICLENFPTYRMLKYHMIEIHKLNNQDPILTKQKPWYECEECHEKFKHQMSLKAHKERVHEGRVDPLYQCDTCNTTYRVKQLLVNHINSKHNGERRYKCAQCEKGFNDTKSLYNHVLLHTGKKPYVCEYCNMRFRRKDSRDHHRRKHTGEQPYQCPDCGESFSTYNNRSKHRKREHGEDPECPECKEKCSSQQEVRIHLNKHLGEKLKELQSINSEEA